The Nomascus leucogenys isolate Asia chromosome 16, Asia_NLE_v1, whole genome shotgun sequence genome includes a region encoding these proteins:
- the LOC100606171 gene encoding neuropilin and tolloid-like protein 2 has translation MACKTAFHKTGFQEMFDPPYYELFSLRDKDISADLADLSEELNNYQKTRRSSTASQCIHDHHCGSLTSSVKQSRTNFSSMELPFRNDFAQPQPMKTFNSTFKKSSYTLRQGHKCPEQSLED, from the coding sequence ATGGCTTGCAAAACTGCTTTTCATAAAACCGGGTTCCAAGAAATGTTTGATCCTCCTTATTATGAACTGTTTTCGCTAAGGGACAAAGACATTTCTGCAGATCTGGCAGACTTGTCAGAAGAATTGAACAACTACCAGAAGACGCGGCGCTCCTCCACCGCCTCCCAGTGCATCCATGACCACCACTGTGGGTCGCTGACCTCCAGCGTCAAACAAAGCAGGACCAACTTCAGTTCCATGGAACTTCCTTTCCGAAATGACTTTGCACAACCACAGCCAATGAAAACATTTAATAGCACCTTCAAGAAAAGTAGTTACACTTTGAGACAGGGACACAAGTGCCCTGAACAGTCCCTAGAAGATTGA